Proteins from a single region of Candidatus Binataceae bacterium:
- a CDS encoding methyltransferase domain-containing protein translates to MRINLGCGTDIRSGYVNADIARLPGVDVVLDLSAGFLPFASECADEVLCLSVIEHVVPLVPLLRDIHRVLKAGGRAIFEVPHFTSASMFEDPTHRNFFASATFSFFTNDSPRPYYFDFSFSRVERLALGFPRRRAFMLNRPIAKAVNASPWFRGLYESSGLRSLFPADTIEAVLVK, encoded by the coding sequence TTAACCTCGGCTGTGGCACGGATATTCGGTCTGGGTATGTCAACGCCGATATCGCTCGTCTGCCCGGCGTCGACGTGGTCCTAGACCTATCCGCGGGCTTTCTGCCGTTCGCCAGCGAATGCGCGGATGAGGTCCTTTGCCTTAGCGTAATCGAACACGTGGTCCCGCTCGTCCCGCTGCTGAGGGACATACACAGGGTGTTGAAGGCGGGCGGAAGGGCGATTTTCGAGGTCCCTCACTTTACGTCCGCTTCGATGTTTGAAGACCCTACGCATCGAAATTTCTTCGCGTCGGCCACGTTCTCGTTCTTTACGAACGACAGCCCGCGGCCCTATTACTTTGATTTTTCGTTTTCGCGCGTGGAGCGGCTCGCGCTGGGGTTTCCGCGAAGGCGCGCCTTCATGCTCAACCGCCCAATTGCCAAAGCAGTAAACGCAAGCCCCTGGTTTCGGGGTCTGTACGAGTCTTCGGGCTTGCGTTCGTTGTTTCCCGCCGACACCATAGAAGCGGTGTTGGTGAAATGA